A genomic segment from Coccinella septempunctata chromosome 3, icCocSept1.1, whole genome shotgun sequence encodes:
- the LOC123309098 gene encoding translation factor GUF1 homolog, mitochondrial isoform X1 encodes MFRYVNKLIELNVLRSKRDIPYKIIRRCYCKEKPNEEFDFVSVPIEHIRNFSIIAHVDHGKSTLADRLLEYTGAIKRVEGQNQVLDKLQVEKERGITVKAQSASIVYYLEGKPYILNLIDTPGHVDFSSEVSRSLSVCQGVILLVDANDGVQAQTVANFYLAFGKDLEIIPVLNKIDLKQADPDRVCNQLRTLFDIEPNEVLKVSAKLGIGIKEVIEKIIQQLPHPKVDRKGPLQAFLYDSWYDKYRGALLLVYLNSGSIRIGDTITSHHSKKTYEVKTLAVLTPGEQNVKQLVAGQIGLIGCNMRNIKEAIVGDTFYSSSMPVGPLPGFKPPKPMVFAGIYPSGLSDYGELRKAIEKLILNDSAVSVEMDTSPALGQGFRLGFLGLLHMEVFSQRLEQEHGAEPIITAPSVTYMIKLKPTKETLKNGTDEILINNPALFPDHFKIEETYEPLVLGTIISPDTYLGPIMQLCISRRGVQLKATNIDNERVMLQYSLPLCEIVLDFHDALKSISSGYASFDYEDAGYQLSSLVRMNVLLNNVPCDELSTIVHTSKAQTVGKQMVARLKDLIPRQMIHIAIQATVNGKVVARENIKPFRKDVTAKLYGGDVTRRMKLLAQQAAGKKKMKTIANISVPRHTFIDFLKK; translated from the exons ATGTTCAGATATGTGAACAAACTTATCGAATTGAATGTTCTTAGGTCTAAGAG AGATATTCCCTACAAAATAATAAGACGATGTTACTGCAAGGAAAAACCGAATGAGGAATTCGATTTCGTATCAGTGCCTATCGAGCACATTAGAAATTTCAGTATAATTGCTCACGTAGATCATGGCAAGAGTACTTTGGCTGATAGGCTTTTAGAATACACTGGTGCGATTAAGCGAGTGGAGGGCCAGAATCAAGTACTTGATAAATTACAAGTGGAAAAAGAGAGGGGTATCACAGTGAAAGCTCAGAGTGCTTCTATTGTGTATTATTTAGAAGGAAAACCTTATATTCTGAACCTAATAGACACACCTGGTCATGTTGATTTTTCCAGCGAG GTTTCTAGATCTTTATCTGTCTGTCAAGGTGTAATATTGTTGGTAGATGCAAATGATGGAGTACAAGCTCAAACAGTTGCAAATTTCTATTTGGCTTTTGGGAAAGATTTGGAAATAATTCCAGTATTGAACAAGATTGATCTGAAACAAGCAGATCCAGATAGAGTTTGTAATCAGCTAAGAACTCTATTTGATATTGAGCCAAATGAAGTCTTGAAA GTATCTGCTAAGCTTGGTATAGGAATCAAAGAAGtaatagaaaaaattatacaaCAATTACCTCATCCTAAAGTTGATAGAAAGGGACCACTTCAAGCTTTTTTATATGACAGCTGGTATGACAAATACAGAGGAGCCCTATTATTGGTGTACCTAAATAGTGGAAGCATCAGAATTGGTGACACTATTACTTCCCATCATTCAAAGAAGACCTATGAAGTTAAAACATTGGCTGTTTTAACACCAGGGGAACAAAACGTTAAACAATT AGTGGCTGGTCAAATTGGACTGATTGGCTGTAATATGAGAAATATCAAAGAAGCAATTGTAGGAGATACTTTTTATTCATCGTCTATGCCCGTTGGTCCTTTACCGGGTTTCAAACCACCAAAACCTATGGTATTCGCTGGTATATATCCATCGGGGTTATCAGATTATGGTGAACTAAGAAAAGCCATAGAAAAATTGATACTTAATGATTCTGCAGTCTCTGTTGAAATGGATACAAG TCCAGCGTTGGGTCAAGGTTTTCGTTTGGGATTTTTAGGGCTTCTGCATATGGAAGTTTTTTCTCAGAGGTTAGAGCAGGAACATGGAGCAGAACCAATTATAACAGCGCCCTCTGTAACGTATATGATAAAACTTAAACCTACCAAGGAAACTTTGAAAAATGGAACTGATGAAATACTTATAAATAATCCTGCACTTTTTCCAGATCATTTCAAAATTGAGGAAACTTATGAACCTTTGGTTTTAG GAACTATAATAAGTCCGGATACTTATTTGGGGCCAATTATGCAACTCTGCATAAGTCGTAGAGGTGTCCAATTGAAAGCAACAAACATTGATAACGAAAGAGTAATGCTGCAATATTCACTACCGCTCTGTGAAATTGTTTTGGACTTCCATGACGCACTGAAAAGTATATCCTCTGGTTATGCTAGCTTCGATTACGAAGATGCTGGTTACCAATTGAGTAGCTTAGTTAGG ATGAATGTCCTGCTGAATAACGTCCCATGCGATGAACTGTCAACAATAGTCCATACCTCAAAAGCTCAAACTGTTGGGAAGCAAATGGTTGCGAGACTCAAGGACTTGATACCCAGACAGATGATCCATATAGCGATTCAAGCGACTGTTAATGGAAAAGTTGTAGCTAGGGAAAATATTAAACCGTTCAGAAAAGATGTAACTGCCAAACTG
- the LOC123309098 gene encoding translation factor GUF1 homolog, mitochondrial isoform X2 produces the protein MLIFPARSLSVCQGVILLVDANDGVQAQTVANFYLAFGKDLEIIPVLNKIDLKQADPDRVCNQLRTLFDIEPNEVLKVSAKLGIGIKEVIEKIIQQLPHPKVDRKGPLQAFLYDSWYDKYRGALLLVYLNSGSIRIGDTITSHHSKKTYEVKTLAVLTPGEQNVKQLVAGQIGLIGCNMRNIKEAIVGDTFYSSSMPVGPLPGFKPPKPMVFAGIYPSGLSDYGELRKAIEKLILNDSAVSVEMDTSPALGQGFRLGFLGLLHMEVFSQRLEQEHGAEPIITAPSVTYMIKLKPTKETLKNGTDEILINNPALFPDHFKIEETYEPLVLGTIISPDTYLGPIMQLCISRRGVQLKATNIDNERVMLQYSLPLCEIVLDFHDALKSISSGYASFDYEDAGYQLSSLVRMNVLLNNVPCDELSTIVHTSKAQTVGKQMVARLKDLIPRQMIHIAIQATVNGKVVARENIKPFRKDVTAKLYGGDVTRRMKLLAQQAAGKKKMKTIANISVPRHTFIDFLKK, from the exons ATGTTGATTTTTCCAGCGAG ATCTTTATCTGTCTGTCAAGGTGTAATATTGTTGGTAGATGCAAATGATGGAGTACAAGCTCAAACAGTTGCAAATTTCTATTTGGCTTTTGGGAAAGATTTGGAAATAATTCCAGTATTGAACAAGATTGATCTGAAACAAGCAGATCCAGATAGAGTTTGTAATCAGCTAAGAACTCTATTTGATATTGAGCCAAATGAAGTCTTGAAA GTATCTGCTAAGCTTGGTATAGGAATCAAAGAAGtaatagaaaaaattatacaaCAATTACCTCATCCTAAAGTTGATAGAAAGGGACCACTTCAAGCTTTTTTATATGACAGCTGGTATGACAAATACAGAGGAGCCCTATTATTGGTGTACCTAAATAGTGGAAGCATCAGAATTGGTGACACTATTACTTCCCATCATTCAAAGAAGACCTATGAAGTTAAAACATTGGCTGTTTTAACACCAGGGGAACAAAACGTTAAACAATT AGTGGCTGGTCAAATTGGACTGATTGGCTGTAATATGAGAAATATCAAAGAAGCAATTGTAGGAGATACTTTTTATTCATCGTCTATGCCCGTTGGTCCTTTACCGGGTTTCAAACCACCAAAACCTATGGTATTCGCTGGTATATATCCATCGGGGTTATCAGATTATGGTGAACTAAGAAAAGCCATAGAAAAATTGATACTTAATGATTCTGCAGTCTCTGTTGAAATGGATACAAG TCCAGCGTTGGGTCAAGGTTTTCGTTTGGGATTTTTAGGGCTTCTGCATATGGAAGTTTTTTCTCAGAGGTTAGAGCAGGAACATGGAGCAGAACCAATTATAACAGCGCCCTCTGTAACGTATATGATAAAACTTAAACCTACCAAGGAAACTTTGAAAAATGGAACTGATGAAATACTTATAAATAATCCTGCACTTTTTCCAGATCATTTCAAAATTGAGGAAACTTATGAACCTTTGGTTTTAG GAACTATAATAAGTCCGGATACTTATTTGGGGCCAATTATGCAACTCTGCATAAGTCGTAGAGGTGTCCAATTGAAAGCAACAAACATTGATAACGAAAGAGTAATGCTGCAATATTCACTACCGCTCTGTGAAATTGTTTTGGACTTCCATGACGCACTGAAAAGTATATCCTCTGGTTATGCTAGCTTCGATTACGAAGATGCTGGTTACCAATTGAGTAGCTTAGTTAGG ATGAATGTCCTGCTGAATAACGTCCCATGCGATGAACTGTCAACAATAGTCCATACCTCAAAAGCTCAAACTGTTGGGAAGCAAATGGTTGCGAGACTCAAGGACTTGATACCCAGACAGATGATCCATATAGCGATTCAAGCGACTGTTAATGGAAAAGTTGTAGCTAGGGAAAATATTAAACCGTTCAGAAAAGATGTAACTGCCAAACTG
- the LOC123309099 gene encoding uncharacterized protein LOC123309099 — translation MTRGRGICCTQCTNKIDRYDDSIECANCANSYHIKCANLSLESYNKLRENCADKWICENCRQMGENASNFINRETQTAEYLHSTMDFSKLREQIVADISAIFFKEINDLKTIITNQSKQIKELSSELRSFKKQKNLIAAPHDSNTPSNQPVRNIPDDSSLSSASVPLNVTPACIPDKEIPKLNETLTGDLCVTGENSSEWSTVTKRRKRKNPRNSPAVNPISPRIPISETTTVTKKINRPLVGTLKSNILHVAPKKQLSYLHVSRLSPETTVLELQNFLKEHIQNVSCEKLNSKQPELYSSFKVSLPTEYFNTVMNPEFWPEGIAVNKFFIKRHQPVVTS, via the coding sequence ATGACGCGAGGTCGCGGAATTTGCTGTACGCAATGTACTAATAAAATCGATCGCTACGATGATTCTATAGAGTGTGCAAATTGTGCCAATAGCTATCACATAAAATGTGCTAACTTATCACTTGAAAGCTACAATAAACTCCGTGAAAATTGTGCCGATAAATGGATCTGTGAGAATTGCCGTCAAATGGGTGAGAACGCGTCTAATTTCATCAATCGAGAAACACAGACCGCTGAATACCTGCATTCAACAATGGACTTTTCCAAGTTGAGGGAACAAATCGTCGCTGATATCAGTGCTATTTTCTTCAAAGAGATCAACGATTTGAAGACTATCATAACAAACCAAAGTAAACAGATAAAAGAACTCTCATCAGAACTACGttcattcaaaaaacaaaagaacCTTATCGCTGCACCGCATGACAGTAATACACCCAGCAATCAACCGGTTCGGAACATCCCCGATGACTCATCTTTATCTTCGGCATCGGTACCACTGAATGTTACACCTGCTTGCATTCCGGATAAGGAAAttccaaaattgaatgaaacCTTGACCGGCGATTTATGTGTAACTGGTGAGAATTCCTCTGAGTGGAGTACTGTCACTAAAAGAAGAAAACGTAAGAACCCAAGAAATTCACCTGCTGTAAACCCTATTTCTCCGAGAAttccaatatctgaaacaacgacagtaaccaaaaaaattaataggccTCTGGTTGGTACACTCAAGTCGAACATCCTGCATGTAGCACCTAAAAAGCAATTATCTTACCTCCACGTATCACGACTCAGTCCAGAGACGACCGTACTTGAATTGCAAAATTTCCTTAAAGAACATATACAGAATGTCTCCTGCGAAaaactcaattcgaaacaacCGGAGTTGTATTCTTCTTTCAAGGTATCACTACCTACAGAATACTTTAACACAGTAATGAATCCTGAATTTTGGCCTGAAGGAATTGCTGTGAATAAGTTTTTTATAAAGCGACATCAACCTGTGGTCACAAGCTGA